From a region of the Methylomonas rapida genome:
- a CDS encoding DUF2442 domain-containing protein — protein MSTFVTGKSIRLDEQYLHVELADGRIISTPLSWYRELQSADEPSRNHHHFICGGTGIEWPALDYHLSIESMLINVPHQQAA, from the coding sequence ATGAGTACTTTTGTGACCGGTAAAAGCATACGTTTAGACGAGCAATATTTACATGTCGAATTGGCGGACGGCCGTATCATTTCGACCCCGCTGAGCTGGTATCGTGAATTACAAAGCGCCGACGAACCATCACGAAACCATCACCACTTTATTTGTGGTGGAACCGGTATCGAATGGCCCGCTCTGGATTATCACTTGAGCATAGAAAGTATGTTGATCAACGTACCCCACCAGCAAGCAGCGTAA
- a CDS encoding NAD+ synthase: protein MSLKIALAQLNFTVADIQANRAKIIAAAEQAKRQQADVILFPELCMTGYPPEDLLLREDFIQQAQRAVEHIKQQVRGITLVIGYPQIRGKWRYNAAVALRDGQVIAEYHKQALPNYGVFDEHRYFNAGHQISLFEIKDCTLALTICEDIWIPGIIAKNREAGADVILALNASPFHAGKMHERENIICSQIKDAGVPLVYVNQIGGQDELVFDGASFVADQHGEVVFRAKEFEEQLDIVEFIDHRPIKTTIAPLYQPVISEYKALVLGIKDYVRKNGFDGALLGLSGGIDSAVVLALAVDSLGADKVEAVLMPSRYTQDMSVEDAKLEADALGVKYHILPIEPAVTAFNDMLAPLFAGTRKDTTEENIQARCRGILLMALSNKQGKLLLTTGNKSEMSVGYATLYGDMAGGFAPLKDVAKLMVYRLAEYRNTLSPVIPERVITRAPSAELAPDQKDEDSLPPYAVLDPILALYIEQDKSAKEIVALGYPADAVLRTTSLVDRNEYKRRQSPPGIRITTKAFGRDRRYPISSAYRGGATLIEE from the coding sequence ATGTCCTTAAAAATCGCCCTCGCCCAGCTCAATTTCACCGTTGCCGACATCCAGGCCAACCGCGCCAAGATCATCGCCGCGGCCGAGCAGGCCAAACGGCAACAGGCCGATGTGATTCTGTTTCCGGAATTGTGCATGACCGGTTACCCGCCGGAAGATCTTTTGCTGCGCGAGGACTTTATCCAGCAGGCACAGCGGGCGGTCGAGCATATCAAACAGCAGGTTCGCGGCATCACCCTGGTTATCGGCTATCCGCAAATTCGCGGCAAATGGCGCTACAACGCCGCCGTCGCCTTGCGCGACGGCCAGGTGATCGCCGAATACCATAAACAGGCCCTGCCGAATTATGGCGTCTTCGACGAGCATCGTTATTTCAACGCTGGCCATCAAATCAGCTTGTTCGAAATCAAAGATTGCACGCTGGCACTGACTATTTGCGAGGACATCTGGATACCCGGCATCATCGCCAAAAACCGCGAAGCCGGAGCCGATGTCATTCTGGCGTTGAATGCCTCGCCGTTTCATGCCGGCAAGATGCATGAACGCGAGAACATCATCTGCAGCCAGATCAAGGACGCCGGGGTACCGCTGGTCTATGTCAACCAGATCGGCGGCCAGGACGAATTGGTATTCGATGGCGCCTCGTTCGTCGCCGACCAACATGGCGAAGTGGTGTTTCGCGCCAAGGAATTCGAAGAGCAACTGGACATTGTCGAGTTCATCGATCATCGCCCCATCAAAACCACTATAGCCCCGCTCTATCAGCCGGTAATCAGCGAATATAAAGCCTTGGTGCTCGGCATCAAGGATTACGTACGCAAGAATGGCTTCGACGGCGCCTTGCTGGGCCTGTCCGGCGGCATCGATTCGGCCGTGGTGTTAGCCTTGGCGGTGGACTCTCTGGGTGCCGACAAGGTCGAGGCAGTGTTGATGCCTTCGCGCTACACGCAGGATATGAGCGTCGAGGATGCCAAACTGGAAGCCGACGCGCTGGGGGTCAAATACCATATTCTGCCGATAGAACCCGCAGTGACTGCCTTTAACGACATGCTGGCGCCGCTGTTTGCCGGCACCCGAAAAGACACCACCGAAGAAAACATTCAGGCTCGCTGCCGTGGCATTTTGCTGATGGCGCTATCCAACAAACAAGGCAAGTTGCTGCTGACCACCGGCAACAAGAGCGAAATGAGCGTCGGTTACGCCACGCTCTACGGCGACATGGCCGGCGGCTTTGCGCCGCTAAAGGACGTGGCGAAATTGATGGTGTACCGCCTGGCCGAGTATCGCAATACGCTGTCGCCGGTGATTCCAGAGCGCGTGATCACGCGGGCGCCATCGGCGGAACTTGCGCCCGATCAAAAGGACGAAGATTCGTTACCGCCTTATGCGGTGCTGGATCCAATTCTGGCGCTGTATATCGAGCAGGACAAGTCGGCCAAGGAAATCGTTGCCTTGGGTTATCCCGCCGATGCGGTGCTACGTACCACCAGCCTGGTCGATCGCAATGAATACAAGCGCCGGCAATCGCCACCCGGCATCCGCATCACCACCAAAGCTTTCGGCCGCGACCGCCGTTATCCGATCTCGTCGGCTTATCGAGGTGGCGCCACCCTTATCGAGGAGTAA
- a CDS encoding helix-turn-helix transcriptional regulator, which yields MNTHTGSRQEQIMTLLLNASSGLSIDDMAAKLDISRNAVKQHLVVLEKQQLVKEGILTSTGGRPARCYALTEQGVNHFPKQYAWFCNLLLNDLAAEMTPESLEKMMWNMGVKLANSLAPQFGHKNTQQKLEALVELMQSLGYHAELEQQEGGQSIKAVNCVYHDLAQQHPALCHFDQALITTLLEKPVEQISCMAKKDCACRFNIARSSA from the coding sequence ATGAATACACATACCGGTTCTCGCCAAGAACAGATTATGACGTTGTTGTTGAATGCCTCAAGCGGCTTGAGTATCGATGACATGGCGGCAAAATTGGATATTTCGCGCAATGCGGTCAAGCAGCATCTGGTGGTATTGGAGAAGCAGCAGCTGGTGAAGGAAGGGATCTTGACCAGTACAGGTGGTCGGCCTGCGCGCTGTTATGCCTTGACCGAGCAAGGCGTCAATCATTTTCCGAAGCAATATGCCTGGTTCTGCAATTTGTTGTTGAACGACCTGGCTGCGGAAATGACGCCGGAATCGCTGGAAAAAATGATGTGGAACATGGGCGTTAAATTGGCTAACTCGCTAGCCCCTCAATTCGGCCACAAAAATACGCAGCAAAAACTGGAGGCGCTGGTCGAGCTGATGCAAAGTCTGGGCTATCATGCCGAATTGGAGCAGCAAGAGGGGGGGCAGAGCATCAAGGCGGTCAACTGTGTCTATCACGACTTGGCCCAGCAGCATCCCGCGCTGTGCCATTTCGATCAGGCTCTGATTACCACCTTGCTGGAAAAGCCCGTCGAGCAGATTAGTTGCATGGCGAAAAAAGACTGCGCTTGCCGATTCAATATTGCCAGGTCAAGCGCGTAA
- a CDS encoding group I truncated hemoglobin — translation MSATATTLYEQLGGEAAVNAAVDIFYRKVLDDHRINRFFDHTDMEKQAAKQKAFLTMAFGGPNNYSGADMRRGHAHLVKMGLDDSHFDAVMEHLTGTLRELNVPQNLIDQVAAIAESTRTDVLGR, via the coding sequence ATGAGTGCAACCGCTACTACGCTGTATGAACAATTAGGCGGCGAAGCCGCCGTAAATGCCGCCGTAGACATTTTTTATCGAAAAGTGCTGGATGATCACCGCATCAACCGTTTTTTCGATCACACCGATATGGAAAAGCAGGCGGCCAAACAAAAAGCCTTTTTAACCATGGCATTCGGCGGGCCGAATAACTACAGCGGCGCTGACATGCGCAGAGGACACGCGCACCTGGTGAAAATGGGTTTGGATGATTCCCATTTCGATGCTGTAATGGAACACCTGACCGGCACCTTGCGCGAACTCAACGTGCCGCAAAACTTGATCGACCAAGTCGCGGCCATCGCGGAAAGCACACGCACCGACGTATTGGGTCGCTAA
- a CDS encoding 2Fe-2S iron-sulfur cluster-binding protein: MSPKKITTADHEIVCQEGESVLDALLREHIDIPYSCKEGACQSCMIRSTDGAPPTNAQKGLKDVLKHQNYFLACLCIPHEDMHVSIGDSPVTFTDGTVTGKELLNPETLLLTIEFDEPLDFYAGQFVNLKRADGLIRSYSIANNRVHAHKLTFHIRRLAGGRFSEWAHQELAVGDKIAVSDPQGLCYYLPNDLEQNMLLVGTGSGLAPLAGIIEEALHHGHRGEIHLYHGSREVDGLYWIDEMRQLAKAHPNFHYTPCVSRGDAPAGITQGRANEVALAALPSLKEWRVYLCGHPEMVNQTKRKAFLKGASFQNIYSDAFHVASSTLE; the protein is encoded by the coding sequence ATGTCGCCAAAAAAAATCACCACCGCCGACCATGAGATCGTTTGCCAAGAAGGTGAATCGGTTTTGGATGCCTTATTGCGTGAACATATCGACATCCCCTATTCCTGCAAGGAAGGCGCCTGTCAAAGCTGCATGATTCGCAGCACCGACGGCGCGCCTCCCACCAACGCGCAAAAAGGCCTGAAAGACGTGCTGAAACATCAGAACTACTTTTTGGCCTGCTTGTGCATCCCGCATGAAGACATGCATGTCAGCATCGGCGACAGCCCCGTCACCTTTACTGACGGCACGGTGACCGGCAAGGAATTGCTCAACCCTGAAACCCTGCTGCTGACGATAGAATTCGACGAACCGCTGGATTTTTACGCCGGCCAGTTCGTCAATCTGAAACGGGCGGACGGCTTGATACGCAGCTATTCGATCGCCAACAACCGCGTTCACGCGCATAAACTGACTTTTCATATCCGCCGCCTGGCGGGTGGCCGTTTCAGCGAATGGGCGCATCAGGAATTGGCGGTCGGCGACAAGATTGCCGTTTCGGACCCGCAGGGGCTGTGTTATTACCTGCCCAACGATCTGGAGCAAAACATGCTGCTGGTCGGCACCGGCAGCGGCTTGGCGCCACTGGCCGGCATCATCGAGGAAGCCCTGCACCACGGCCACCGCGGCGAGATTCATTTGTATCACGGTAGCCGGGAAGTGGATGGCCTGTACTGGATCGATGAAATGCGGCAACTGGCCAAGGCACATCCCAACTTTCATTACACCCCCTGTGTATCGCGCGGCGACGCGCCGGCAGGCATCACGCAAGGCCGGGCCAATGAAGTGGCTCTGGCAGCGTTACCCAGCCTGAAGGAATGGCGCGTGTACTTGTGCGGCCATCCGGAGATGGTCAATCAAACCAAGCGCAAAGCGTTTTTGAAAGGCGCCAGCTTTCAGAATATTTATAGCGATGCTTTTCATGTCGCGTCCTCGACCTTGGAATAA
- a CDS encoding LysR family transcriptional regulator → MDIDQIKTFLSVVANGSFLEAANRLYVTQSTVSTRIQRLEAYLGVPLFVRNRSGASLTLQGKRFLRHAKSLLLTLEQARHDIGLPSRFRASVTIGARIALWEMLLPRWISEIRREMPDISIRSDIGFEDDLMRGLIEGSIDIGMMYTPQHSAGLQVEHLFDETLVLLTSDPGRPWPNDDYIYVDWGPGFYAQHSNSYPNLERSAQVVNIGWLALQLMLAQGGGSCFLPIRLAEPWLAAGKLFHVAGSPRFTLPAYLVSARDGDADVLGPILARLRALAEQERQKSYP, encoded by the coding sequence ATGGACATCGATCAAATCAAAACCTTTCTCAGCGTCGTCGCCAACGGCAGTTTTTTGGAAGCGGCCAATCGTTTGTATGTGACGCAATCTACGGTCAGTACCCGGATTCAGCGCCTGGAGGCTTATTTGGGCGTACCGCTGTTCGTGCGCAATCGTTCGGGGGCCAGCTTGACCTTGCAGGGCAAGCGTTTTCTTCGGCACGCCAAGTCCCTGTTGCTGACCCTGGAGCAGGCGCGCCACGACATCGGCTTGCCCAGTCGCTTTCGCGCCAGCGTCACCATCGGGGCCAGGATCGCGTTATGGGAAATGTTGCTGCCGCGCTGGATCAGCGAGATCCGGCGCGAGATGCCGGATATTTCGATTCGCAGCGATATCGGGTTTGAAGATGATTTGATGCGCGGCTTGATCGAAGGCAGCATAGACATCGGCATGATGTATACGCCGCAGCATAGCGCCGGTTTGCAAGTCGAGCATTTGTTCGATGAAACCTTGGTTTTGCTGACCAGCGATCCTGGTCGCCCTTGGCCGAACGACGATTACATTTACGTCGATTGGGGGCCGGGTTTTTACGCCCAGCATAGCAATAGCTACCCAAATCTGGAGCGGTCGGCGCAGGTGGTCAATATCGGTTGGCTGGCGCTGCAATTGATGCTGGCCCAGGGTGGTGGTTCTTGTTTCTTGCCGATTCGCTTGGCCGAGCCCTGGCTGGCGGCGGGTAAGTTGTTTCACGTCGCAGGCAGCCCGCGCTTTACGTTGCCTGCTTATTTAGTGTCCGCGCGCGACGGCGATGCCGACGTGTTGGGGCCCATTTTGGCACGATTGCGTGCGCTGGCTGAGCAGGAAAGACAGAAATCCTATCCCTGA
- a CDS encoding DHA2 family efflux MFS transporter permease subunit — protein MSIAYGKRLRGWRFTLFNLCLGASHALVIFNAGAYIAMLPRVAGGLGIPLSFSTWTQTDYMISLALGVPLGGWLARRFGEYRPFVAAFVVFALASTMCALATQLPVYLASRIVLGFAGGLTLPLGQALLLKEYPDKRKSIGIGIWSLFTLTPFTLGPPLGGWIADTLGWRWLFWLNAPVALTIAGTIGALLYQRGSPRLRQRFDTLGFLLFCLVLLGVQTLLNQGNDWDWGNSSYLIGLGIFIMVTLGYWIIWELSQRRPFLDIRLFTHRNFTIGVFTLFFGFLMFQGLLSMLIVQLQVSLGYSSLLAGLVFLPMAIFAKPMAGIFHEVVKRCDARLLASANLLCFAATYFWLSRFDDPASFEQLFWPKLLEGVCLGSFFVPLTALLLHGLPPERHPKALELANLLRIAAGAIGITLQGIVLYRRTPFHVTRFAENHAGFDEFRLQTVQTLTSVGFDETMAFAKFAKLTTQAELIRSLDDAFWLAGCAFVGLALLVWFAQPTRVPVKVSAREELRRETEEITAEEV, from the coding sequence ATGAGCATTGCGTATGGCAAACGCTTGCGTGGCTGGCGCTTTACGCTATTCAACCTGTGTCTGGGCGCCAGCCATGCACTGGTGATTTTCAATGCCGGCGCCTACATCGCGATGCTGCCGCGCGTGGCCGGGGGCTTGGGCATACCGTTGAGTTTCTCGACCTGGACCCAGACCGATTACATGATCAGCCTGGCGCTGGGGGTTCCGCTCGGCGGCTGGCTGGCGCGCCGCTTCGGCGAATATCGGCCGTTCGTCGCAGCCTTCGTAGTGTTCGCGCTGGCCTCGACGATGTGCGCGCTGGCGACCCAACTCCCTGTTTATCTCGCCTCCCGTATCGTGCTCGGCTTCGCCGGCGGCTTGACCTTACCACTGGGACAGGCTTTATTGCTCAAGGAATATCCGGACAAACGCAAATCCATCGGCATTGGTATCTGGAGCCTGTTTACGCTGACGCCGTTTACACTGGGCCCGCCATTGGGCGGCTGGATTGCCGACACCTTGGGCTGGCGCTGGCTTTTCTGGCTTAATGCACCGGTGGCGTTGACGATTGCCGGCACCATTGGCGCCCTGTTATACCAGCGAGGCAGCCCACGCTTGCGCCAGCGTTTCGATACTCTCGGTTTTTTGCTGTTCTGCCTGGTGCTGCTCGGCGTGCAGACCCTGCTGAACCAGGGCAACGACTGGGACTGGGGCAATTCCTCTTACCTGATAGGCCTGGGGATTTTCATCATGGTCACGCTAGGCTATTGGATCATCTGGGAACTGAGCCAGCGCCGGCCTTTTCTGGATATTCGTTTGTTCACCCACCGTAATTTCACGATAGGCGTCTTCACGCTGTTTTTCGGCTTCTTGATGTTTCAAGGTCTGCTGTCCATGCTGATCGTGCAATTGCAGGTGTCGCTCGGTTATTCCTCGCTGCTCGCGGGCCTGGTGTTTCTGCCGATGGCGATTTTCGCCAAACCGATGGCCGGCATATTCCACGAAGTCGTCAAACGCTGCGATGCCCGGCTGCTGGCCAGCGCCAATCTGCTCTGCTTTGCGGCTACCTATTTCTGGTTGAGCCGCTTCGACGACCCAGCCTCATTCGAGCAACTGTTCTGGCCCAAATTGCTGGAAGGCGTTTGCCTCGGCAGTTTTTTCGTCCCACTGACCGCATTGCTGTTGCACGGCTTACCCCCCGAACGCCATCCCAAGGCTCTGGAATTGGCCAATCTGCTCCGCATCGCGGCCGGCGCGATCGGCATTACCTTGCAAGGCATCGTGCTATATCGCCGCACACCGTTTCATGTCACCCGCTTCGCCGAAAACCATGCCGGGTTCGACGAATTTCGGCTGCAAACCGTGCAAACATTGACTAGCGTCGGATTCGACGAAACCATGGCGTTTGCCAAATTCGCCAAGCTGACCACCCAGGCCGAATTGATCCGTAGCCTCGATGACGCGTTTTGGCTGGCCGGCTGCGCGTTCGTGGGGCTGGCACTGCTGGTCTGGTTCGCCCAGCCGACACGCGTACCGGTCAAAGTCAGCGCGCGCGAGGAATTACGCCGCGAAACCGAAGAAATCACCGCCGAGGAAGTCTGA
- a CDS encoding efflux transporter outer membrane subunit, with the protein MQSRSLLIALLLSTSGCAWFGEESERARMNAMPDIGHTLQSARTERPFLDEWPRQNWWWRFNDATLSRLIETALADNPDFKATEARLRQSQAMVDAQAAELYPTVDANISFSAQRYSANSVQAKFAGENFRQLLINPLILRYHLDFWGRDEASLQGAVSRSLAVAAETADAKLLLAVAVAGVYFDLQAATEKLAIAEDIVGDHTALARLEQARFDNGLSGEAPALQARIALNNAKQQQASLQAERELQRHLLAALTGKGPDVEQIIQIQPLSALQPPPLPADLPLHLLSRRPDLTAARLHAEAAAEEIKVAETAFYPDVNLIAFTGLHSVDLADIALQGSSLAYAVGPSIEFPIFEGGRLRANLSYQQSSYDAAVERYNASLVHAVQEVADALSRWRELEARLTEQAQSLANAETNNRLGESLARTGLGDQSKPLLTRLQANRERLLLTALTAEQRKAAVRIIKALGGGYDASTQTNPKS; encoded by the coding sequence ATGCAAAGCCGATCACTGCTAATCGCTCTGTTGCTGTCCACGTCGGGTTGTGCCTGGTTCGGCGAGGAAAGCGAGCGCGCGCGCATGAACGCCATGCCGGACATCGGCCACACCTTGCAGTCGGCGCGCACGGAACGGCCATTCCTCGATGAATGGCCACGGCAAAACTGGTGGTGGCGATTTAACGACGCCACGTTGAGCCGGCTGATCGAAACCGCGCTGGCCGACAACCCGGATTTCAAAGCCACCGAAGCCCGCCTGCGCCAATCACAAGCCATGGTCGACGCGCAAGCCGCCGAACTCTACCCAACCGTCGACGCCAATATCAGCTTCAGCGCGCAACGCTATTCCGCCAACAGCGTACAGGCCAAATTCGCCGGCGAAAATTTCCGCCAATTGTTGATCAACCCGCTGATCTTGCGCTACCACCTGGATTTTTGGGGCCGAGACGAAGCCTCGTTGCAAGGCGCGGTCAGCCGTTCGCTGGCCGTGGCCGCCGAAACCGCCGACGCCAAGCTATTACTGGCCGTCGCGGTAGCTGGGGTCTATTTTGATTTACAGGCGGCAACGGAAAAACTGGCAATTGCCGAAGACATCGTCGGCGATCACACAGCGCTGGCAAGACTGGAACAAGCCCGTTTCGACAATGGCTTGAGCGGCGAAGCTCCGGCGCTGCAAGCGCGCATCGCGCTGAATAACGCCAAACAGCAACAAGCCAGCTTGCAAGCCGAACGGGAACTGCAGCGGCATCTTTTGGCGGCGCTGACCGGTAAGGGCCCCGACGTGGAACAAATCATTCAAATTCAGCCACTCTCGGCACTACAGCCCCCTCCATTACCGGCCGACCTGCCGCTACACCTGTTATCGCGCCGCCCCGATCTGACGGCCGCGCGCCTGCACGCGGAAGCCGCCGCCGAGGAAATCAAGGTTGCCGAAACCGCGTTTTACCCCGACGTGAACTTGATCGCCTTTACTGGTCTGCATAGCGTCGATCTGGCCGACATCGCGCTGCAAGGCTCCAGCCTGGCTTATGCCGTGGGACCGTCGATAGAATTCCCGATCTTCGAGGGCGGCCGCCTGCGCGCCAATCTGAGCTATCAACAGTCCAGCTACGATGCCGCCGTCGAACGTTACAATGCCAGCCTGGTACATGCCGTGCAGGAAGTGGCCGACGCCCTGAGCCGTTGGCGCGAGCTCGAGGCGCGCCTGACGGAACAAGCACAAAGCCTGGCCAATGCCGAAACGAATAATCGCCTCGGCGAGAGCCTGGCCCGCACCGGCCTCGGCGACCAAAGCAAACCCTTGTTGACCCGTCTCCAAGCCAACCGGGAACGGCTATTATTGACGGCCTTGACAGCCGAACAGCGCAAGGCAGCGGTCCGTATCATCAAGGCGCTGGGCGGTGGCTACGACGCCAGCACCCAAACCAATCCAAAATCCTGA
- a CDS encoding efflux RND transporter periplasmic adaptor subunit produces MHKKIRPREILRQRNRRLKLMTLALLLAALLGGLYWWLEHRDWVSTDDAFIAGHLITLKAQSDGTVVELLTENTREVKKGDVLVRLDGNHALVALQQAQAELAETVRNIVTLKSKVETLKQRILAKEAALSQVRHDLSRFSAAAADGAVSEQQVQNAQDKMRELEAVIRETRAEQQGIEAQLLDSSLNDHPAVEKAKSKLRKTYLDYERRNVIAPVSGYVAKRKAQIGDSLKSGAPLLVIVPLEEVWVEANFLETQVADIRPGQPAEIRVDAYRNERLYHGRVEGLTPATGSTFALLPTDNSTGNFIHIAERVQVRIALDADELREHPLQPGLSTLTRVKIDETDALRLKSNVSLANAAYRTDIYEHELDGAEALIRQIVETNSD; encoded by the coding sequence ATGCACAAAAAGATTCGTCCGCGCGAAATCCTCCGCCAGCGCAACCGCCGCCTGAAACTGATGACGCTGGCCTTGCTGTTGGCCGCCCTGCTCGGTGGCTTATACTGGTGGCTGGAGCATCGCGACTGGGTCAGCACCGACGATGCCTTCATCGCCGGGCATTTGATCACGCTCAAGGCACAAAGCGACGGCACCGTCGTCGAATTGCTAACCGAAAACACCCGCGAGGTCAAAAAAGGCGATGTACTGGTCAGACTAGACGGCAACCACGCCCTGGTCGCCCTACAACAGGCCCAGGCCGAACTGGCCGAAACCGTGCGTAACATCGTTACGCTGAAAAGCAAGGTGGAAACCCTGAAACAGCGCATTCTGGCCAAGGAGGCCGCGCTGAGCCAAGTCAGGCATGACCTGAGCCGCTTTAGCGCCGCGGCCGCGGACGGCGCCGTCTCCGAACAACAAGTGCAAAATGCTCAGGACAAGATGCGCGAACTGGAGGCCGTGATCCGCGAAACCCGCGCGGAGCAACAAGGCATCGAGGCACAATTGCTCGATTCCTCTCTAAACGATCATCCGGCCGTCGAAAAAGCCAAAAGCAAGCTGCGTAAGACTTACTTGGATTATGAACGCCGTAACGTCATTGCGCCGGTTTCCGGTTACGTCGCCAAGCGCAAGGCGCAAATCGGCGACAGCCTGAAAAGTGGCGCGCCCTTGCTGGTCATCGTGCCGCTGGAGGAAGTCTGGGTGGAAGCCAATTTTCTGGAAACCCAGGTGGCCGATATTCGCCCCGGCCAACCGGCGGAAATCCGCGTCGACGCCTATCGCAATGAAAGGTTATACCACGGCCGCGTCGAAGGCCTGACCCCCGCCACTGGCAGTACCTTTGCCTTGCTGCCCACCGACAATAGCACCGGCAATTTCATCCACATCGCAGAGCGCGTGCAAGTGCGCATCGCCTTGGATGCCGACGAACTGCGCGAGCATCCGCTGCAACCCGGTCTGTCCACCCTGACCCGCGTCAAAATCGACGAAACTGACGCCTTGCGCCTGAAATCGAATGTCAGTCTGGCAAACGCCGCGTATCGCACCGACATTTACGAGCACGAACTGGATGGCGCCGAAGCACTGATCCGGCAGATCGTGGAAACAAATAGCGATTGA